A genomic segment from Chanos chanos chromosome 2, fChaCha1.1, whole genome shotgun sequence encodes:
- the neil1 gene encoding endonuclease 8-like 1 translates to MPEGPELHLASLFVNRVCEGLVFSGCVEKSEVSKSPAVDFACDEYRITATSRGKEVRLTLTPIKNDDSKGKVKGVQNQEPMDVVLRFGMSGFFRFTNEDELPKHAHLRFYTNEKPRRVLSFVDARRFGSWQPNGTWQADRGPCIMFEYEDFRQNVLSNLSDKAFDRPICEALLNQKYFNGIGNYLRAEILYRLKIPPFVKARTVLEGLVPIENKKAIKEEVKPPETSHKGGVKNLKAESQDLLSLCHTVPLEVVKLGGKGYDPEKTDYSVFEAWLQCYYVDGMNSLRDHNGRTMWFKGEAGPMAPKDSKSPKAKRRIKKDDHDYTDTKKGAKKSRTDSLSKDKPVKPKTGTKRPTVPKRQKNSPEVEQTDDGKRKTRRKSSSAAPQKQNRSTKKIKAKTGQDVSTPKAKKKPNARRKSSTAEPQRKSGRIIAGSLRRNS, encoded by the exons ATGCCCGAGGGTCCAGAACTCCATTTGGCCAGTCTGTTTGTGAACAGGGTGTGTGAAGGTTTGGTGTTTTCAGGATGTGTGGAAAAGTCAGAGGTGAGTAAAAGTCCTGCGGTGGACTTTGCCTGTGATGAGTACCGCATCACCGCTACATCCAGAGGCAAGGAAGTTCGACTCACGCTCACACCCATTAAGAATGACGACAGCAAAGGAAAAGTCAAGGGAGTTCAAAACCAAGAGCCTATGGATGTGGTCTTGCGTTTTGGGATGTCAGGATTTTTTAGGTTTACTAACGAGGATGAGCTGCCCAAGCATGCTCATTTACGCTTCTACACCAATGAAAAGCCGCGCAGAGTTCTCAGTTTTGTTGACGCACGCAGATTTGGCAGCTGGCAACCCAATGGAACCTGGCAAGCAGACAGAGGCCCTTGTATCATGTTTGAGTATGAGGACTTCAG GCAGAATGTTTTGTCTAACCTGTCAGACAAAGCTTTTGATAGGCCCATCTGTGAAGCTCTCCTGAATCAGAAATACTTCAACGGAATTGGTAACTACCTGCGGGCAGAGATCTTATACAG ACTGAAAATCCCCCCTTTTGTAAAGGCAAGGACTGTTCTAGAAGGACTTGTTCCTATAGAGAACAAAAAGGCTATCAAAGAGGAGGTCAAGCCACCGGAG ACATCACATAAAGGAGGAGTAAAGAATCTGAAGGCCGAGAGTCAagacctcctctctctgtgtcacactgtgCCTCTGGAGGTGGTTAAACTAG GAGGAAAAGGCTACGACCCAGAAAAGACAGATTACTCAGTGTTTGAGGCTTGGCTGCAGTGTTACTATGTGGATGGAATGAACTCACTGAGAGACCATAATGGGAGAACTATGTGGTTTAAG GGGGAAGCTGGTCCAATGGCCCCTAAAG ATTCTAAGTCTCCAAAAGCAAAGAGGAGAATAAAGAAAGATGACCAtgactacacagacacaaagaag GGAGCAAAAAAGAGTCGCACAGACAGCCTTTCAAAGGACAAGCCAGTCAAACCTAAAACAGGGACAAAAAGACCTACTGTGccaaaaaggcagaaaaacagtCCGGAGGTAGAGCAGACAGATGACGGTAAACGTAAAACTCGCAGAAAAAGCAGCTCAGCAG CACCTCAAAAGCAGAACAGATCTacaaaaaagatcaaagctAAGACTGGACAGGATGTGAGCACGCCTAAAGCCAAAAAGAAACCGAATGCTCGCAGGAAGAGCAGCACAGCGG AGCCTCAGAGAAAAAGTGGTCGAATAATAGCCGGGAGCTTGAGAAGAAATAGCtaa